In Rubrivirga marina, the following are encoded in one genomic region:
- a CDS encoding DUF421 domain-containing protein: MDPTTPLDWHRMFFGVEPPLFLVEIVIRIVAIYLFAAVFMRLMGKRGQRSLSPFETLVIIALGSAVGDGMFYPEVPIVYAWLVIVCVVLLDWLIDALQLRSRWTFLAMSGEPILLVRDGEVVSGGLRAARLRRNELMGLLREQEVANTGEVRYAFLEESGYLGLIRFPDGEAREGEATVPPEI, translated from the coding sequence ATGGACCCAACCACGCCACTCGACTGGCACCGGATGTTCTTCGGCGTCGAGCCGCCCCTGTTCCTGGTCGAGATCGTGATCCGGATCGTCGCGATCTACCTGTTCGCGGCGGTCTTCATGCGTCTCATGGGGAAGCGCGGCCAGCGGTCCCTCTCGCCGTTCGAGACCCTCGTCATCATCGCCCTCGGGTCGGCCGTCGGCGACGGGATGTTCTACCCGGAGGTCCCGATCGTTTACGCGTGGCTCGTGATCGTCTGCGTCGTCCTCCTGGACTGGCTCATCGACGCGCTCCAGCTTCGGTCCCGGTGGACGTTTCTCGCGATGTCGGGCGAGCCGATCCTGCTCGTCCGGGACGGCGAGGTCGTGTCGGGCGGCCTCCGCGCGGCGCGACTCCGGCGGAACGAGCTCATGGGGCTCCTCCGAGAGCAGGAGGTCGCGAACACCGGCGAGGTCCGCTACGCTTTCCTCGAGGAGTCGGGCTACCTCGGCCTCATCCGGTTCCCGGACGGCGAGGCCCGGGAGGGCGAGGCGACGGTGCCGCCCGAGATCTAG
- the fdhF gene encoding formate dehydrogenase subunit alpha, translating into MELPRLGPQSHNAAAPGATRVPVALTVDGRAVTGRDGEWLATLLDRLDAADGQATATEGGPGGHSVPHVCFQPELGPIQTCDTCVVEVDGRRVRACATPVRAGLVVETRTEAAASAREEAMHRVLGHHNLYCTVCDRNNGDCPVHNATKHVAIEHQRYPFERKPYDVDASHPFYQYDPDQCILCGKCVEACQEVQVTETLSIDWEADVPRVKWDARPDGTSALAGESSCVSCGHCVTVCPCNALMEKSMIGQAGHFTNLQSDVFYPAVDVVKAVEPFVGNSPIFALSDAEATMREASVKQTKTVCTYCGVGCSFDVWTRERRILKIEPTGEGPANGISTCVKGKFGWDFVNAPERLRGPLVRRAAADGTETFEPASWDEALETVATRMRAIADEHGPQSVAFIASSKATNEESYLVQKLARAVFGTNSVDNCSRYCQAPATQGLWRTVGYGGDAGTMDDIRAADLVLIVGSNTDQSHPVLAAHLRAAQKKRGQTHIVADLRAHTTAQRADLFLRPTPGTDLIWLSAVTKHIFDQGWEDRAFLDRWVNHEQIYRESLEPFTLQFAEATTGIPRAQLVECARLVAEAGTVCGLWAMGVTQHTMGSDTSTAISNLLLVTGNFGKPGTGGYPLRGHNNVQGCSDFGSINTFFPGYQKVEDDAARQRYEDAWGVELSTEKGLDNREMIDAIHDGSLKALFLVGEEIALVDANAHYVQDALSKLDFFCVQEIFFSKSAEFADVVLAASPSLEKDGTFTNTERRIQRLYKVMDPLGDSRPDWEILTDLARKLGHDWGYTHPSEIMDEIAATTPLFAGVTYARLAGYQSLCWPVAEDGTDTPLLYTDEFHLPEGKARLYPLAWTEPSDQPDDEYDLHLNSGRNLEHFHTGNQTHKSAGLNSIIPDTYVEVSHELAEARGVATGDWVRLVSRRGAVRVQVLVSDQVRDGELFMPLSSSQHAVNYLTSNVVDPDSHTPAYKELAVKMEVLDGAVPERRRRPVKPGFHRYGNPTPQRGVEVERKWARPDYELPVLPAPPVGYPSRA; encoded by the coding sequence ATGGAGCTCCCGCGCCTCGGCCCGCAGTCCCACAACGCCGCCGCCCCCGGCGCCACCCGCGTGCCCGTGGCCCTGACGGTCGACGGCCGAGCCGTCACCGGCCGCGACGGCGAGTGGCTGGCGACGCTCCTGGATCGCCTCGACGCGGCCGACGGGCAGGCGACGGCCACCGAGGGCGGGCCCGGCGGCCACTCCGTTCCCCACGTCTGCTTCCAGCCGGAGCTTGGCCCGATCCAGACCTGCGACACGTGCGTCGTCGAGGTCGACGGTCGGCGCGTCCGGGCCTGCGCGACGCCCGTCCGCGCCGGGCTGGTGGTCGAGACGCGGACCGAGGCGGCCGCGTCGGCGCGCGAGGAGGCGATGCACCGGGTCCTCGGCCACCACAACCTCTACTGCACGGTCTGCGACCGGAACAACGGCGACTGCCCGGTCCACAACGCCACGAAGCACGTCGCCATCGAGCACCAGCGGTACCCGTTCGAGCGGAAGCCGTACGACGTCGACGCGAGCCACCCGTTCTACCAGTACGACCCGGACCAGTGCATCCTCTGCGGCAAGTGCGTCGAGGCGTGCCAGGAGGTCCAGGTCACGGAGACGCTGTCGATCGACTGGGAGGCCGACGTGCCGCGCGTAAAGTGGGACGCCCGCCCTGATGGCACCAGCGCGCTCGCCGGCGAGAGCTCGTGCGTGAGCTGCGGGCACTGCGTCACCGTCTGCCCCTGCAACGCGCTCATGGAGAAGTCCATGATCGGGCAGGCCGGCCACTTCACGAACCTCCAGAGCGACGTCTTCTACCCGGCCGTCGACGTCGTGAAGGCCGTCGAGCCGTTCGTCGGCAACAGCCCCATCTTCGCGCTCTCGGACGCCGAGGCCACGATGCGCGAGGCGTCGGTGAAGCAGACGAAGACCGTCTGCACCTACTGCGGCGTCGGCTGCTCGTTCGACGTGTGGACGCGCGAACGGCGGATCCTCAAGATCGAGCCGACGGGCGAGGGGCCGGCCAACGGCATCTCGACGTGCGTGAAGGGCAAGTTCGGGTGGGACTTCGTCAACGCCCCGGAGCGGCTGCGCGGGCCGCTCGTGCGCCGCGCCGCCGCGGACGGCACCGAGACGTTCGAGCCGGCGTCATGGGACGAGGCCCTCGAGACCGTCGCGACCCGAATGCGCGCCATCGCCGACGAGCACGGGCCGCAGTCGGTGGCCTTCATCGCGTCGAGCAAGGCGACGAACGAGGAGAGCTACCTCGTCCAGAAGCTGGCGCGCGCCGTGTTCGGCACGAACAGCGTCGACAACTGCAGCCGCTACTGCCAGGCGCCCGCGACGCAGGGGCTCTGGCGGACCGTCGGCTACGGCGGCGACGCGGGCACGATGGACGACATCCGCGCGGCCGACCTCGTCCTGATCGTCGGCTCGAACACGGACCAGAGCCACCCGGTCCTGGCGGCCCACCTCCGCGCAGCGCAGAAGAAGCGCGGGCAGACCCACATCGTCGCCGACCTCCGCGCCCACACGACCGCCCAGCGCGCCGACCTCTTCCTCCGCCCGACCCCCGGGACCGACCTCATCTGGCTGAGCGCGGTCACCAAGCACATCTTCGACCAGGGCTGGGAGGACCGCGCGTTCCTCGACCGCTGGGTCAACCACGAGCAGATCTACCGGGAGAGCCTGGAGCCGTTCACGCTGCAGTTCGCGGAAGCGACGACCGGCATCCCGCGGGCCCAGCTCGTCGAGTGTGCCCGCCTCGTCGCCGAGGCGGGGACGGTCTGTGGGCTCTGGGCGATGGGCGTGACGCAACACACGATGGGCTCCGACACGAGCACGGCCATCTCGAACCTCCTCTTGGTGACCGGCAACTTCGGGAAGCCGGGCACGGGCGGCTACCCGCTCCGCGGCCACAACAACGTCCAGGGCTGCTCGGACTTCGGCTCGATCAACACCTTCTTCCCCGGCTACCAGAAGGTCGAGGACGACGCGGCCCGCCAGCGCTACGAGGACGCCTGGGGCGTCGAGCTCTCGACCGAAAAGGGCCTCGACAACCGCGAGATGATCGACGCGATCCACGACGGGTCGCTGAAGGCGCTCTTCCTCGTGGGCGAGGAGATCGCGCTCGTCGACGCCAACGCGCACTACGTGCAGGACGCGCTCTCGAAGCTCGACTTCTTCTGTGTCCAGGAGATCTTTTTCTCGAAGTCGGCCGAGTTCGCGGACGTGGTGCTGGCGGCGAGCCCGAGCCTCGAGAAGGACGGGACGTTCACGAACACGGAGCGGCGGATCCAGCGGCTCTACAAGGTCATGGACCCGCTCGGCGACTCCCGCCCCGACTGGGAGATCCTGACCGACCTCGCCCGCAAGCTCGGCCACGACTGGGGCTACACGCACCCGTCGGAGATCATGGACGAGATCGCGGCCACGACCCCGCTGTTCGCCGGCGTGACCTACGCCCGGCTCGCCGGCTACCAGTCGCTCTGCTGGCCCGTCGCCGAGGACGGCACCGACACGCCGCTCCTCTACACCGACGAGTTCCACCTGCCGGAGGGCAAGGCCCGCCTGTACCCGCTCGCGTGGACCGAGCCGAGCGACCAGCCCGACGACGAGTACGACCTCCATCTCAACTCGGGCCGCAACCTCGAGCACTTCCACACGGGCAACCAGACGCACAAGTCGGCGGGGCTCAACTCGATCATCCCGGACACCTACGTCGAGGTCTCCCACGAACTCGCCGAGGCGCGCGGGGTGGCGACCGGCGACTGGGTCCGCCTCGTGTCGCGGCGGGGGGCGGTCCGCGTGCAGGTTCTCGTGAGCGACCAGGTCCGCGACGGCGAGCTGTTCATGCCGTTGTCGTCGTCGCAGCACGCCGTGAACTACCTCACGTCGAACGTCGTCGACCCCGACAGCCACACGCCGGCCTACAAGGAGCTGGCGGTCAAGATGGAGGTCCTCGATGGCGCCGTGCCCGAGCGCCGCCGCCGGCCGGTCAAGCCGGGCTTCCACCGATACGGGAATCCCACGCCCCAACGCGGCGTCGAGGTCGAGCGGAAGTGGGCCCGGCCGGACTACGAGCTGCCCGTCCTCCCCGCCCCGCCGGTGGGGTACCCTTCGCGGGCGTAG
- the fdhD gene encoding formate dehydrogenase accessory sulfurtransferase FdhD: MPLLSPSVREVPVVRVRGDDAEDSHDQLATEEPLEIRLRFGAGRDARVQRLAVTMRTPGDDLALALGFLHGEGVIRSPDDVIDVAHTPVQGGRRDPNIVVVTLADGVRVNLSRLERHVYTTSSCGVCGKASLEAVATVGAPALPAGPSLLPATIHGLPDALRQHQAVFEQTGGLHAAALFTETGRLVRLREDVGRHNAVDKLVGSFLTAGESVPAEHGVLVSGRASFELVQKALMAGVPVLAAVGAPSSLAVDLADEHGVTLLGFVRDGRFNVYTGAARIAEPEA, encoded by the coding sequence ATGCCCCTCCTCTCCCCCAGCGTCCGCGAGGTGCCCGTCGTCCGCGTGCGGGGCGACGATGCCGAAGACAGCCACGACCAACTGGCGACCGAGGAGCCGCTCGAGATCCGCCTCCGCTTCGGCGCCGGGCGCGACGCGCGCGTCCAGCGGCTGGCGGTGACCATGCGGACGCCCGGCGACGACCTGGCGCTCGCTCTCGGCTTCTTGCACGGCGAGGGCGTGATCCGCTCTCCTGACGACGTGATCGACGTGGCGCACACGCCGGTCCAGGGCGGCCGGCGCGACCCGAACATCGTCGTCGTCACGCTGGCCGACGGCGTACGCGTGAACCTCAGCAGGCTGGAGCGGCACGTGTACACCACCTCGTCGTGCGGCGTCTGCGGGAAGGCGTCGCTGGAGGCCGTCGCCACGGTCGGCGCGCCGGCGCTGCCGGCCGGACCGTCGCTCCTCCCGGCGACCATCCACGGCCTGCCCGACGCGCTCCGCCAGCACCAAGCCGTGTTCGAGCAGACGGGTGGGCTCCACGCCGCCGCCCTGTTTACCGAGACCGGCCGCCTCGTCCGCCTCCGCGAGGACGTCGGGCGGCACAACGCGGTCGACAAGCTCGTCGGGTCGTTCCTCACGGCCGGCGAGTCCGTGCCGGCCGAGCACGGCGTGCTGGTCAGCGGGCGGGCGTCGTTCGAGCTGGTCCAGAAGGCGCTGATGGCGGGCGTTCCGGTCCTGGCCGCGGTCGGCGCGCCGTCGTCGCTGGCGGTCGACCTCGCCGACGAGCACGGGGTGACGCTGCTCGGGTTCGTCCGCGACGGCCGGTTCAACGTCTACACCGGCGCCGCGCGAATCGCGGAGCCCGAGGCCTGA
- a CDS encoding SLC13 family permease: MSDAPSDLDRDLADADLMLERDADDPAPPPQRVQRAGLIGGALLFAVLLVMPAPEGLSVEGWRCAAIGLLMATWWITEAIPIPATALLPLVLFPALGVLPVDEAAAPFANPLIYLYLGGFLLALGMQRWGLHRRIALSIVQLVGDSPRRIAFGFLLATAFVSMWVSNTATALMMLPIGVSVAGLVGEGAEGPTRRNFGIVIALSIAYGATVGGVGTIIGTPPNALLAGFLSETYGVDLGFGRWMLIGGPIVALGLPLVFAVLVRLYPVGREPMATGAAYVRNALRDMGPMSRPEKTVAFVFGLVAALWIAGPLVRGVLPSLSDTAIAMGGALLLFLIPADWRRMEFVLDWRSAEALPWGVLILFGGGLSLAAAIQATGLADYIGSLLVGLGGLPTLAVVAVIALVILLLTEMTSNTATAAAFLPVVAALALALGESPLLLAVPAALAASCAFALPVGTPPNAIVFGSNLVSLPEMARAGVWLNLAFVVLVTAAAYLLLPLVFGVVYGQVPVWAQ, translated from the coding sequence GTGAGCGACGCCCCCTCCGACCTCGACCGCGACCTTGCGGACGCCGACCTCATGCTGGAACGGGACGCCGACGACCCAGCGCCACCGCCCCAGCGGGTCCAGCGCGCGGGTCTGATCGGCGGGGCCCTCCTGTTCGCCGTCCTCCTGGTGATGCCCGCCCCCGAGGGCCTGTCGGTCGAGGGCTGGCGGTGCGCGGCGATCGGGCTCCTCATGGCCACGTGGTGGATCACGGAGGCCATCCCGATCCCGGCGACGGCGCTCCTCCCGCTCGTCCTGTTCCCCGCCCTCGGCGTCCTGCCCGTCGACGAGGCCGCGGCGCCGTTCGCGAACCCGCTCATCTACCTCTACCTCGGCGGCTTCCTCCTCGCCCTCGGGATGCAGCGGTGGGGCCTCCACCGGCGGATCGCGCTCTCCATCGTCCAGCTCGTCGGCGACAGCCCGCGGCGGATCGCGTTCGGCTTCCTCCTCGCCACGGCGTTCGTGTCGATGTGGGTGAGCAACACGGCGACGGCGCTCATGATGCTGCCCATCGGCGTGAGCGTGGCCGGGCTGGTCGGCGAGGGGGCCGAGGGCCCCACGCGTCGGAACTTCGGGATCGTCATCGCGCTCTCCATCGCCTACGGCGCGACGGTCGGCGGCGTCGGGACGATCATCGGGACGCCGCCGAACGCGCTCCTCGCCGGCTTCCTGAGCGAGACCTACGGCGTCGACCTCGGGTTCGGCCGCTGGATGCTGATCGGCGGGCCGATCGTCGCGCTCGGCCTGCCGCTCGTGTTCGCCGTCCTGGTCCGGCTCTACCCGGTCGGCCGCGAGCCGATGGCGACGGGCGCGGCGTACGTCCGCAACGCCCTCCGCGACATGGGGCCGATGTCGAGGCCGGAGAAGACGGTCGCGTTCGTGTTCGGGCTCGTCGCGGCGCTGTGGATCGCCGGCCCGCTCGTGCGCGGCGTGCTCCCCAGCCTGAGCGACACGGCGATCGCGATGGGCGGCGCGCTCCTCCTCTTTCTGATCCCGGCCGACTGGCGGCGGATGGAGTTCGTGCTCGACTGGCGGAGCGCGGAGGCCCTCCCGTGGGGCGTGCTCATCCTGTTCGGCGGCGGGCTCTCCCTGGCCGCGGCGATCCAGGCGACGGGCCTCGCGGACTACATCGGCTCCCTCCTCGTCGGCCTCGGCGGCCTGCCGACGCTGGCGGTCGTGGCCGTCATCGCGCTCGTGATCCTCCTGCTGACGGAGATGACCAGCAACACGGCGACGGCGGCGGCCTTCTTGCCGGTCGTCGCGGCGCTCGCGCTCGCGCTCGGCGAGAGCCCGCTTCTGCTGGCCGTGCCGGCGGCGCTCGCGGCGTCGTGCGCGTTCGCGCTCCCGGTCGGCACACCGCCCAACGCCATCGTGTTCGGGAGCAACCTCGTGTCGCTCCCCGAGATGGCGCGGGCCGGCGTCTGGCTGAACCTCGCGTTCGTCGTCCTCGTGACGGCGGCGGCCTACCTCCTGCTCCCGCTCGTCTTCGGCGTCGTCTACGGCCAGGTTCCGGTCTGGGCCCAGTAG
- a CDS encoding DUF1641 domain-containing protein, protein MAQPLAYAPPPAPPGQDAFTAEDDLRRLLDTLHESGTLRVLNGLLAQFQDVMAVVLKGLNTDEGRAGLANLLTLAKLLGRIDADGLDRFVAALDRALEAAGGRIDEKDDAPGSLSVLAKLRDPDVRRGLDATLTLVGTLGKQLHDPQPPVHSAHDGRDGARP, encoded by the coding sequence ATGGCCCAGCCCCTCGCCTACGCGCCGCCGCCGGCCCCGCCCGGCCAGGACGCCTTCACCGCCGAGGACGACCTCCGCCGGCTGCTCGACACGCTCCACGAGTCGGGCACGCTCCGCGTGCTGAACGGGCTGCTGGCCCAGTTCCAAGACGTGATGGCCGTCGTGTTGAAGGGCCTCAACACCGACGAGGGGCGCGCCGGGCTGGCCAACCTCCTCACGCTGGCGAAGCTCCTCGGCCGGATCGACGCCGACGGCCTCGACCGGTTCGTGGCCGCCCTCGACCGTGCGCTCGAGGCCGCTGGCGGGCGGATCGACGAGAAGGACGACGCGCCGGGCTCGCTGTCGGTCCTCGCGAAGCTGAGGGACCCCGACGTGCGGCGCGGGCTCGACGCGACGCTCACGCTCGTCGGCACGCTCGGGAAACAGCTCCACGACCCGCAGCCGCCCGTCCACTCGGCCCACGACGGGCGCGACGGCGCGCGGCCCTGA
- a CDS encoding hybrid sensor histidine kinase/response regulator transcription factor, with amino-acid sequence MALAAGCQAPRSDAPRLPRAAEPEAEASVDPAAPPDVGRTDPSVRFRHLTIDDGLAQGTVRTVMQDREGFLWLSTQGGLHRYDGHAVVVYKTTPFDTTSISDSWVNATVEAADGDLWVTTQRGGLNRMDRTAGTFVHYRHDPDDPASLSSDKTVDALVDRRGDLWVSTLDGGLNRMRAGEDGRFTRFRHDPDDPQSLPSDELYRLSEAPDGRIWAGSANGVLRLDPATGAVTRFLFVPESAGGLATPFYVYAMYHPPGTSGIVWLATGNGLVRLDSETGAFQRYVLVPNEGAPNSRNTLRSVIPDPEAPGVLWVSGMGTGIARFDVRAEAFTRYRHDPVDAYSLAENSVFTVASDRSGTMWVGYASQGVSAFNTGSAYLSHLRHDPRDDQSLAPGIVWGIYEDREGTLWVNTDVGELEFYLTRVDAGGRVVRYRHDPTDPTALYPGVNRSFAEDPDGRLWIAEERGVSRFDRATGRVTRFLQPERSPADRRRNDVYALLPTAADGHVFWVGSVGGLDRFDTRTGQFSRVPLRLGAAGEAPNVEVLHESPDGTLWAGTTDGLVRLAPSSVAEIASAYDSSDPTTISSNLILDIAERPEEPGVLWLATRGGGLNRYDARAGTARLFTTDDGLPSDVVYGLLQDERGVLWMSTDHGIAAFDPTTETFRRYGLGDGLIALEYNTHGFTMGRDGVLHFGSGMGVTSFRPERLQINRIPPQVALTGLRVFNEPVGGPSSPLRRSLSETETIRLAHDQNQVTFEFAALHFKEPDANRYAYRLEGLDERWIDGGAQPSATYTNVPPGRYTFRVRAANSDGVWNEEGASVGLVVAPPWWRTWWAYAGYLALGLGGAMLAVRDRRRRVALRHRLELEHVEAQTLRELDRAKSRFFANVSHEFRTPLTLTLGPLDDVLAGEYGPVPDEVADPLGLARRSAHRVLDLINQILDVARLEAGSAPLRARRLDLRAFVEAQVEAFTPLATHRRVAVDVATPEAPVPVWADPAHLGTVLANLLSNAFKFTPAGGTVRVVLEVDGGAARVTVRDTGPGIAEADLPHVFDRFYQADGGGGQPLGSGIGLALAHELAALHGGTLTVESAVGEGSAFTLSLLLGRDHLTPEQVDDQPWEGGAVVPVPEPDVEPDPAPLAHSDDEDVTTVLVADDQPEIRAFVRRHLEGAGYRVVEAADGEEALDRARQRLPDLVVSDVMMPRLDGLGLCRALRSDPETDFVPILLLTARAAPQDRLDGLAELCDDYLTKPFDVRELVARADNLIALRRRLRDRFEGASGDGVAGDGAAGGPPPIESAEDAFVASVREAIEARLSDETFSVSALAEAVGLSRSHLLRRTTELMGTTPSDLLRTARLDRAADLLAARAGTVSEVAYGVGFKSVAHFSNAFLDHTGSRPSAYAEATR; translated from the coding sequence GTGGCGCTGGCAGCGGGGTGCCAGGCGCCGCGCAGTGACGCTCCACGTCTCCCACGCGCGGCCGAGCCCGAGGCCGAGGCGTCGGTCGATCCGGCGGCGCCCCCCGACGTCGGGCGCACCGACCCCTCCGTCCGGTTCCGCCACCTGACCATCGACGACGGGCTCGCGCAGGGGACCGTCCGCACGGTCATGCAGGACCGTGAGGGCTTCCTCTGGCTCTCGACTCAGGGCGGGCTCCACCGCTACGACGGCCACGCCGTCGTCGTCTACAAGACGACCCCGTTCGACACGACCTCGATCTCTGACAGCTGGGTCAACGCAACCGTCGAGGCGGCCGACGGCGACCTCTGGGTCACGACCCAGCGCGGAGGGCTGAACCGGATGGACCGGACGGCAGGCACCTTCGTCCACTACCGCCACGACCCCGACGACCCCGCCAGCCTCTCGAGCGACAAGACCGTCGACGCGCTCGTGGACCGGCGGGGGGACCTCTGGGTGAGTACGCTCGACGGGGGGCTCAACCGGATGCGGGCGGGCGAGGACGGCCGGTTCACCCGCTTCCGCCACGACCCCGACGACCCGCAGAGCCTCCCGTCCGACGAACTGTACCGCCTGAGCGAGGCGCCCGACGGGCGGATTTGGGCGGGGTCCGCGAACGGCGTCCTCCGCCTCGACCCGGCCACGGGCGCGGTCACGCGGTTCCTGTTCGTCCCGGAGAGCGCGGGGGGGCTGGCGACCCCGTTCTACGTCTACGCGATGTACCACCCGCCCGGCACCTCGGGGATCGTCTGGCTGGCGACCGGCAACGGCCTCGTCCGGCTCGACAGCGAGACCGGAGCGTTCCAGCGGTACGTGCTCGTCCCGAACGAGGGGGCGCCGAACTCGCGCAACACCCTGCGCTCGGTCATCCCGGACCCCGAGGCCCCCGGCGTGCTATGGGTGTCGGGGATGGGCACCGGCATCGCCCGGTTCGACGTGCGCGCCGAGGCGTTCACGCGCTACCGCCACGACCCGGTCGACGCGTACAGCCTGGCCGAGAACTCCGTCTTTACCGTCGCCTCCGATCGCTCCGGGACGATGTGGGTGGGGTACGCGTCGCAGGGCGTCAGCGCGTTCAACACAGGATCGGCCTACCTCTCTCACCTCCGGCACGACCCCCGCGACGACCAGAGCCTCGCGCCCGGCATCGTGTGGGGGATCTACGAGGACCGCGAGGGCACGCTCTGGGTGAACACCGACGTGGGCGAGCTCGAGTTCTACCTCACGCGGGTCGACGCGGGGGGGCGGGTGGTCCGGTACCGGCACGACCCCACCGACCCCACCGCGCTGTACCCGGGCGTGAACCGGTCCTTCGCCGAGGACCCGGACGGGCGGCTGTGGATCGCGGAGGAGCGGGGGGTCAGCCGGTTCGACCGGGCCACCGGGCGTGTGACCCGCTTTCTCCAGCCGGAGCGCTCGCCCGCCGACCGACGCCGCAACGACGTCTACGCGCTGCTGCCGACGGCGGCCGACGGGCACGTGTTCTGGGTCGGGTCGGTCGGGGGGCTCGACCGCTTCGACACACGGACGGGCCAGTTCTCACGGGTCCCACTCCGGCTCGGCGCTGCGGGCGAGGCCCCGAACGTGGAGGTCCTGCATGAGAGCCCCGACGGGACGCTTTGGGCCGGGACGACGGACGGCCTCGTCCGCCTGGCACCGTCGAGCGTCGCCGAGATCGCGTCGGCCTACGACTCGAGCGACCCGACGACGATCAGCAGCAACCTCATCTTGGACATCGCCGAACGGCCCGAGGAGCCGGGCGTCCTCTGGCTGGCCACGCGCGGCGGGGGGCTCAACCGCTACGACGCCCGCGCCGGCACGGCCCGCCTGTTCACGACCGACGACGGCCTGCCGAGCGACGTGGTCTACGGCCTCCTGCAGGACGAGCGGGGCGTGCTCTGGATGAGCACGGACCATGGGATCGCGGCGTTCGACCCCACCACAGAGACGTTCCGGCGCTACGGGCTCGGCGACGGGCTCATCGCGCTCGAGTACAACACGCACGGGTTCACCATGGGGCGCGACGGCGTGCTCCACTTCGGGAGCGGCATGGGCGTGACGTCCTTCCGGCCCGAGCGGCTCCAGATCAACCGGATCCCGCCGCAGGTCGCGCTGACGGGCCTCCGGGTGTTCAACGAGCCCGTCGGGGGGCCGAGCTCGCCACTGCGGCGGTCGCTTTCCGAGACGGAAACGATCCGGCTGGCGCACGATCAGAACCAGGTGACGTTCGAGTTCGCCGCGCTCCACTTCAAGGAGCCCGACGCGAACCGCTACGCCTACCGCCTCGAGGGCCTCGACGAACGCTGGATCGACGGCGGGGCGCAGCCGTCGGCGACGTACACGAACGTCCCGCCGGGCCGGTACACCTTCCGGGTAAGGGCGGCCAACAGCGACGGCGTCTGGAACGAGGAGGGGGCCTCGGTGGGGCTGGTCGTCGCCCCGCCGTGGTGGCGGACGTGGTGGGCGTACGCCGGGTACCTGGCCCTCGGTCTGGGCGGCGCGATGCTCGCCGTCCGGGACCGCCGCCGGCGGGTGGCGCTCCGGCACCGGCTGGAGCTCGAGCACGTCGAGGCCCAGACGCTCCGCGAGCTGGACCGGGCCAAAAGCCGGTTCTTCGCGAACGTCAGCCACGAGTTCCGGACGCCGCTCACGCTCACGCTCGGCCCGCTCGACGACGTGCTCGCCGGCGAGTACGGGCCGGTCCCAGACGAGGTGGCCGACCCGCTCGGGTTGGCGCGGCGCTCGGCCCATCGGGTCCTCGACCTCATCAACCAGATCCTCGATGTGGCGCGGCTGGAGGCCGGGAGCGCGCCGCTCCGGGCGCGCCGCCTCGACCTCCGGGCCTTCGTCGAGGCCCAGGTCGAGGCGTTCACGCCGCTCGCCACCCACCGACGGGTCGCCGTCGACGTGGCCACGCCCGAGGCGCCGGTCCCGGTCTGGGCCGACCCCGCCCACCTCGGGACGGTCCTCGCCAACCTCCTCTCGAACGCCTTCAAGTTCACGCCCGCCGGCGGCACCGTCCGCGTCGTGCTCGAGGTCGATGGCGGAGCGGCCCGCGTGACGGTCCGCGACACCGGCCCGGGGATCGCCGAGGCCGACCTCCCCCACGTGTTCGACCGGTTCTACCAGGCCGATGGGGGGGGCGGCCAGCCGCTCGGGTCGGGCATCGGGCTGGCGCTCGCGCACGAGCTGGCGGCGCTCCACGGCGGGACGCTCACGGTCGAGAGCGCGGTCGGCGAGGGGAGCGCGTTCACGCTGTCGCTCCTGCTCGGCCGGGACCACCTCACGCCGGAGCAGGTCGACGACCAGCCGTGGGAGGGCGGGGCCGTCGTGCCGGTCCCCGAGCCCGACGTCGAGCCGGATCCGGCGCCGCTCGCGCACTCGGACGACGAGGACGTGACGACGGTCCTCGTGGCCGACGACCAGCCCGAGATCCGGGCCTTCGTCCGCCGCCACCTCGAAGGGGCCGGCTACCGCGTCGTCGAGGCCGCCGACGGCGAGGAGGCCCTCGACCGCGCCCGCCAGCGGCTCCCCGACCTCGTGGTGAGCGACGTGATGATGCCGCGGCTCGACGGGCTCGGCCTCTGCCGCGCGCTCCGGTCGGACCCCGAGACCGACTTCGTCCCGATCCTCCTCCTCACGGCCCGGGCCGCGCCCCAGGACCGCCTCGACGGGCTGGCGGAGCTCTGCGACGACTACCTCACCAAGCCGTTCGACGTCCGCGAGCTGGTCGCGCGTGCCGACAACCTCATCGCGCTGCGACGGCGCCTGCGCGATCGGTTCGAGGGGGCCTCGGGCGACGGGGTCGCCGGCGACGGGGCCGCCGGCGGCCCCCCGCCCATCGAGTCGGCCGAGGACGCGTTCGTGGCGTCGGTCCGCGAGGCCATCGAGGCCCGCCTCAGCGACGAGACGTTCAGCGTCAGCGCCCTCGCCGAGGCCGTCGGGCTCAGCCGGAGCCACCTCCTCCGCCGGACGACGGAGCTGATGGGCACGACGCCGAGCGACCTCCTCCGGACAGCCCGGCTCGACCGGGCGGCCGACCTTCTGGCGGCCCGCGCCGGGACCGTCAGCGAGGTGGCCTACGGCGTCGGGTTCAAGAGCGTGGCCCACTTCTCGAACGCGTTCCTCGACCACACCGGCTCACGGCCGTCGGCCTACGCCGAGGCCACCCGGTAG